A DNA window from Mus caroli chromosome 8, CAROLI_EIJ_v1.1, whole genome shotgun sequence contains the following coding sequences:
- the Il15 gene encoding interleukin-15 isoform X2, with protein sequence MKILKPYMRNTSISCYLCFLLNSHFLTEAGIHVFILGCVSVGLPKTEANWIDVRYDLEKIESLIQSIHIDTTLYTDSDFHVILHEYSNMTLNETVRNVLYLANSTLSSNKNVAESGCKECEELEEKTFTEFLQSFIRIVQMFINTS encoded by the exons ATGAAAATTTTG AAACCATATATGAGGAATACATCCATCTCGTGCTACTTGTGTTTCCTTCTAAACAGTCACTTTTTAACTGAGGCTGGCATTCATGTCTTCATTTTGGG CTGTGTCAGTGTAGGTCTCCCTAAAACAGAGGCCAACTGGATAGATGTAAGATATGACCTGGAGAAAATTGAAAGCCTTATTCAA tctATTCATATCGACACCACTTTATACACTGACAGTGACTTTCAT GTTATTTTACACGAGTACAGTAACATGACTCTTAATGAAACAGTAAGAAACGTGCTCTACCTTGCAAACAGCACTCTGTCTTCTAACAAG AATGTAGCAGAATCTGGCTGCAAGGAAtgtgaggagctggaggagaaaaCCTTCACAGAGTTTTTGCAAAGCTTTATCCGCATTGTCCAAATGTTCATCAACACGTCCTGA
- the Il15 gene encoding interleukin-15 isoform X1, which translates to MKILKPYMRNTSISCYLCFLLNSHFLTEAGIHVFILGCVSVGLPKTEANWIDVRYDLEKIESLIQSIHIDTTLYTDSDFHPSCKVTAMNCFLLELQVILHEYSNMTLNETVRNVLYLANSTLSSNKNVAESGCKECEELEEKTFTEFLQSFIRIVQMFINTS; encoded by the exons ATGAAAATTTTG AAACCATATATGAGGAATACATCCATCTCGTGCTACTTGTGTTTCCTTCTAAACAGTCACTTTTTAACTGAGGCTGGCATTCATGTCTTCATTTTGGG CTGTGTCAGTGTAGGTCTCCCTAAAACAGAGGCCAACTGGATAGATGTAAGATATGACCTGGAGAAAATTGAAAGCCTTATTCAA tctATTCATATCGACACCACTTTATACACTGACAGTGACTTTCAT cCCAGTTGCAAAGTTACTGCAATGAACTGCTTTCTCCTGGAATTGCAGGTTATTTTACACGAGTACAGTAACATGACTCTTAATGAAACAGTAAGAAACGTGCTCTACCTTGCAAACAGCACTCTGTCTTCTAACAAG AATGTAGCAGAATCTGGCTGCAAGGAAtgtgaggagctggaggagaaaaCCTTCACAGAGTTTTTGCAAAGCTTTATCCGCATTGTCCAAATGTTCATCAACACGTCCTGA